The following is a genomic window from Verrucomicrobiia bacterium.
TGGCCCAGGCGGTCACCAAATTGGCCATCAATGACTTTTCCTGCACCTCGGCGTACGGACAAAAAGCGATTGAGGCGGGTTTGACCGGCCCGCAGGATGAGGTGGATAAAATGGCCTCTGAGTTTCGCGCGCGGCGGGATTTGATTGTTTCGGGCTTGCGAAAAATCCCGCGGCTCGCCGTAACCGAGCCGGAGGGGGCGTTTTACGTTTTTCCTTCCATCAAGGAATTCGGTAAATCCTCCAAGGAAATAGCCGATTATCTATTAGAGCAGGCCGGGGTGGCCTGCCTGTCCGGCACGGCATTCGGAAAATACGGCGAAGGATACATCCGGTTCTCTTACGCCAACTCGCAAAAAAACATACGGCTGGCCTTGGATAAAATAAAAACCGCGCTGGAAAAACTTTGAAAAAAATTCTTTTTGCACTTCTTTTTGCGGCCGGGGAGCTCCAAGCCCAGAGCTTTTCCGCCCTGGCCGACACCATCTTCTCCTCCGCCCCTTTCCAGCGGGCCAAGGTGGCCGCGGCTTTTTATTCCCTTTCCGAAGGGGTTTCGGTTTACGCCAAAAACTTGAGCGTCCCTTTGACTCCGGCTTCCAACGCCAAGCTGGCGACCTCGGCGGCGGCTTTGCACTACCTTAAACCGGATTTCCGGTTCGAGACCACTTTTCTTTTAAAAAAAAGCGAGGCCGATGATTCGGCGCTTTCGGTTCTGGTCGTCCGCGGCGGGGGGGACCCCTCCATTTCGGGCCGCGACCGTCCCTCGCCGTATGAAATTCTGGAATTCTGGGCCGATTCGCTTCTGTCGCGGGGAGTAAAAAAAATCGGGCGGCTCGTGTTGGACAAGCGCTACTTCGTGGGACCGGACGTGATTGAAAGCTGGCCCGCCCGCGAGCTTTCCTTCTGGTACGCCGCGCAAACCTCGGCTTTGTCTTTCGAGGACAACTGCGTTTTCCTTCGTTTCTATCCGGGGCGGAAGGTGGGCGCCCCGGCCCGCATCATTCTGGAGCCGGATTTCGGCTATATGAAGGCGATCAACCATTCGCGTACCGGCCCGCGGGGGAGCAAATACACGCTGGACGAGGATTACCGCCGCAAGCCGGGGACGAATACGGTGACATTTTTCGGCCGGATTCCGATTTCCGACACCGGGCGGGCGGACTATGTTTCCGTGCACGAACCGCCGATGTATCTGGCCCACACGACGCGGGAAATCTGGAAGCGGAAAGGAATTTCCGTGGCGGCTCCGGCCATTTATTGGGAAAAGGCCGGCCTCGAAGAAGACAGCTTGAAAAAACTGTTCGTCTGGCATTCCGATTCCCTTTCCAACATTCTCAAAGTAGTCAACAAAAACAGCCAGAACTTTTATACCGAGCAGGTTTTGCGCACGCTGGGGAAGGAAATCGAGGGGCGGGGGAGCTTTGAAGCCGGGCTGGAGGCGGTGAACCATTTTCTTTTGAACGCGGGCCTTTCCACCGGAGATTTCTATCTGGTGGACGGGAGCGGGCTTTCTGCCAGGAACCGCTTTACGGCGGCGGGGTTCATAAAGCTTTTGCGCCACATGCACGAGTCCCCCCACTTTTCCTACTACTACGAGTCGATGGCCATTCCGGGGCTGGACAAATCGGTCAAAAAACGAAAAAACGGGGATTCCCTGGCGGTCAATTTCCGGGTCAAAACCGGTTTCATTTCCGGGGCGCGAACGCTCTCGGGCTACTTCAAATCCAAAAGCGGGAAGCTGTACTGTTTTTCGGTCCTGGTGAACGGCCGAAAGCTGAACTACGGCGCTATCGACGCCGCCGTGGACCGGCTGTGTCTTTCGGCGGCCCGATTGCTCCCTTAATGAACCGCAAAAATTCTTCTCACCGTCCCAGCCGGCTCGTTGTCGATTTGGACCGGTTGGCGCAAAACGTCCGGCTCGTCAAAAAACGGCTCGGACGAGCTGCCGGGCTGATGGCCGTGGTCAAAGCGGACGGCTATGGCCACGGAGCTTTGCCCGTGGCAAAGGCGGCCCTTTCCGCGGGAGCAATCTCCCTCGGTGTGGCATTTGTCGAAGAGGGGATTGCCCTGCGAAAAGCCGGCATCAAGGCCCCCATCGCCGTTTTATATCCCGATTTCGCCGACCGGGCGGAGTTTTATGCCCGCTATGATTTGATTCCCACCGTTATCGATGAAAAATTCGGAACGTCCTACATCAAAGCCGGCAGGAAATTACGAAAGAAACAAATTCGGTTTGCCGTCAAACTGGAAACGGGGTTGAACCGGTACGGGGTACCCGCGGAAGCGGCCTTGCGCCTGACTCAATTGCTTTTAAACCAGAATGGGACTGAATTCTGGATGCTGTTTTCCCATTTGGCCACGGCAAGCGAAGGGGACTTGGAATTCGTCCGATTGCAAGTTCAAAGGATGAAAGAAGCTGGGCGGCTTTTCGAAAGGGCCGGGATAATTCCCCGTTACACCAGTTTGGCCAACAGCGGGGCGATTCTGGATTTTCCGGAGGCGT
Proteins encoded in this region:
- the dacB gene encoding D-alanyl-D-alanine carboxypeptidase/D-alanyl-D-alanine-endopeptidase codes for the protein MKKILFALLFAAGELQAQSFSALADTIFSSAPFQRAKVAAAFYSLSEGVSVYAKNLSVPLTPASNAKLATSAAALHYLKPDFRFETTFLLKKSEADDSALSVLVVRGGGDPSISGRDRPSPYEILEFWADSLLSRGVKKIGRLVLDKRYFVGPDVIESWPARELSFWYAAQTSALSFEDNCVFLRFYPGRKVGAPARIILEPDFGYMKAINHSRTGPRGSKYTLDEDYRRKPGTNTVTFFGRIPISDTGRADYVSVHEPPMYLAHTTREIWKRKGISVAAPAIYWEKAGLEEDSLKKLFVWHSDSLSNILKVVNKNSQNFYTEQVLRTLGKEIEGRGSFEAGLEAVNHFLLNAGLSTGDFYLVDGSGLSARNRFTAAGFIKLLRHMHESPHFSYYYESMAIPGLDKSVKKRKNGDSLAVNFRVKTGFISGARTLSGYFKSKSGKLYCFSVLVNGRKLNYGAIDAAVDRLCLSAARLLP
- the alr gene encoding alanine racemase gives rise to the protein MNRKNSSHRPSRLVVDLDRLAQNVRLVKKRLGRAAGLMAVVKADGYGHGALPVAKAALSAGAISLGVAFVEEGIALRKAGIKAPIAVLYPDFADRAEFYARYDLIPTVIDEKFGTSYIKAGRKLRKKQIRFAVKLETGLNRYGVPAEAALRLTQLLLNQNGTEFWMLFSHLATASEGDLEFVRLQVQRMKEAGRLFERAGIIPRYTSLANSGAILDFPEAYFNLARVGVLLFGYPSKTIAGNSLLARPIMRLESRIAQLKTIGPNETVSYGREFTSKGQRVIATLPLGFSDGYPRHLGNKGWVLVRGKRAPVVGRIAMDAVMVDVTEVEGVKTGDRVVLLGEMGNEKITAEDLAGWIGTSAYEIMTRMGVRLPIEYTGKMARKLGFAK